CGTATGCCCGCCGCTTTGCCAAAGGGCATCCGATGAAAACACTGGCCAAAACTCCCGTCACCATCGTTACCGGCTTTCTCGGTTCGGGTAAAACCACGCTGTTGCGCCATATGCTGGATAACGCCCAGGGCCGTCGCATTGCGGTGATCGTCAATGAATTCGGCGAGCTGGGCATCGACGGCGAAATCCTCAAGCAATGCACCATCGGCTGCACCGAAGAAGAAGCCAACGGCCGCATCTATGAGCTGGCCAACGGCTGCTTGTGCTGCACCGTGCAGGAAGAGTTCTTCCCGGTAATGCGTGAGCTGGTTGCGCGCCGTGGCGACATCGACCATATCCTGATCGAAACCTCGGGTCTGGCCCTGCCAAAGCCGCTGGTTCAAGCTTTCCAGTGGCCGGAAATCCGCAGCGCCTGCACCGTGGACGCGGTGATTACCGTGGTCGACAGCCCGGCCGTGGCCGCCGGCACTTTTGCCGCCTTCCCGGACCAGGTTGACGCCCAGCGCAAGCTCGACCCAAACCTGGATCACGAATCGCCGCTGCACGAGCTGTTCGCTGACCAACTGGCCAGTGCCGACCTGGTGATCCTCAACAAGGCCGACCTGATCAGCCCTGAAGACCTGGCAAAAGTGCGCGCCGAAGTGGCTGAAGAGCTGCCGCCAGCGGTCAAAATCATCGAAGCCAGCAGTGGCCGCTTGCCGTTGGACGTGCTGCTGGGCCTGGGCGCCGGTTCTGAAGACCATATCGATGGCCGCCACAGCCACCACGACCATCACCACGATGGCGATGAGGGTCACGACGATCACGACCATGATGCCTTTGACTCGATCTCCATCGAGCTGCCACAGGGTGAAGAGCGCGTATTGATGGAGGCCCTGACCCAGTTGGTGGTCAAACACGGCATTCTGCGGGTCAAAGGCTTCGCGGCGATCCCGGGCAAGCCGATGCGTTTGCTGATCCAGGGCGTGGGTACCCGCTTTGACAAGCACTTCGACCGCGCCTGGGCTGCGGATGAGTCGCGCGTTACCAAACTGGTGCTGATCGGCCAGGACCTGGACGCCGAACTGCTCGAGTCCACTTTGCGTAAAGCGTTGAGCGAGTAAGCCATGCATCTGCTCAGGACCCAGCCCGGTGGCTTTGTATCGGACGACAATATTGCCGATTTAGGCCAGACCCCCGCCGAGCTGGTGATCCTGTGCAGCGGTGATTCAAGCCTGGCACTGCTGGCCGAAGCGGCGCAGCAGTTGCCTGAAGATTATCCAGCCTTGCGTCTGGCCAACCCGATGCAGGTACAAAACCATGGCTCGGTCGACCTTTATGTCGATCAAGTGCTGCAACACGCCAAGGTGATATTGCTGTCGTTGCACGGCGGCATCGGCTATTGGCGCTACGGCATTGAGCGCCTGGTGCAACTGGCCGAGCGCGGCGTGACGCTGATCCTGGTGCCAGGTGACGACCGTCCCGACCCGGAACTCGCTGCACTGAGCACCGTACCCGCTGAACAGGGCGAGCGGCTGTGGCACTTTTTGCGTCAGGGCGGGCGGCATAACGCACTACAGCTTTATCGTTGCCTGGCCAGCGAATGGCTGGGCCGTGATTACCCATGGGACGAACCACAAACCCTGCCGCGTACCGCGATTTATCATCCGGCCCACGCCAATGCCGAACTCAAGGACTGGCAGGCCGACTGGGTCCCCGGGCAACCGGTTGCTGCGCTGTTGTTCTATCGCTCGCATTTGCAGGCAGCCAACACTGCGTTTGTCGATGTGTTTTGCCAGCGCTTGCTGGCTGCCGGGCTCAACCCCTTGCCGATTGCCGTGGCCAGCCTTAAAGAGCCGGGTTGCATGGCAGTGGTTGAAGCGCTGCTGGATGAAGTGCAGGCCGGGGTCATTCTCAATACCACCGGCTTTGCCCAGTCCAGCCCCGAAGCGCCGCACCTGCGCCCGTTTCGGCGCAATATCCCGGTGATTCAGGCCATTTGCGCCCAGGACAACGAGCCGGGGTGGCGGGCCAGTGAACAAGGCCTGGGGCCCCGCGATCTGGCGATGCACATAGCATTGCCGGAGCTGGACGGGCGGATTATCAGCCGCCCGATCAGCTTCAAGGACCTGGCATGGCGCAGTGAGCGCAGCCAATCGGATGTAGTGTGTTATCGCGCTCAACCCGAACGGATGGATTTTGTCGCGCAACTGGCCCGGCGCTGGGTTGAGCTGGCCCGCGTGGCGAACCCGCAAAAGCGAGTTGCGCTGATCCTGGCCAACTACCCGACCCGCGATGGCCGCATCGGCAACGGTGTGGGGCTCGACACCCCGGCGGCGGCGCTGAATATCCTGCGGGCCTTGCAGGCTCAAGGGTATCCGGTGGACTGCGCGTTGCCCGAGAGCGGCACGGCGCTGATCCAGGCCCTGTTGGGCGGGGTCAGCAATGATCTGGACAGCCTTGACCTGCGCCCATGCATGCAAAGCCTGGTGCTGGACGAGTACCTGGCAATGTTCAATGCGTTGCCCGAGGCCAATCGCCAGGCGGTGACCGAGCGCTGGGGTGAGCCACACAACGACCCGATGTTCCGCAGCGGGCGGTTGATGATTGCGGGGCTGCGCTTTGGCCTGACCTTTGTCGGAATTCAACCGGCGCGGGGCTATCAGGTCGATGCCAGCGCCGTGTACCACGACCCCGATCTGGTTCCGCCCCACGGCTATCTGGCGTTCTACTTCTGGTTGCGCCACACCTATGGCGCCCACGCGGTGGTGCACGTGGGCAAACACGGCAACTTGGAATGGCTGCCGGGCAAGGGCGTCGGGCTGTCCGAGCATTGCTGGCCGGACGCGATCCTGGGGCCCATGCCCAACGTCTATCCCTTTATCGTCAAC
This genomic stretch from Pseudomonas deceptionensis harbors:
- the cobW gene encoding cobalamin biosynthesis protein CobW, giving the protein MKTLAKTPVTIVTGFLGSGKTTLLRHMLDNAQGRRIAVIVNEFGELGIDGEILKQCTIGCTEEEANGRIYELANGCLCCTVQEEFFPVMRELVARRGDIDHILIETSGLALPKPLVQAFQWPEIRSACTVDAVITVVDSPAVAAGTFAAFPDQVDAQRKLDPNLDHESPLHELFADQLASADLVILNKADLISPEDLAKVRAEVAEELPPAVKIIEASSGRLPLDVLLGLGAGSEDHIDGRHSHHDHHHDGDEGHDDHDHDAFDSISIELPQGEERVLMEALTQLVVKHGILRVKGFAAIPGKPMRLLIQGVGTRFDKHFDRAWAADESRVTKLVLIGQDLDAELLESTLRKALSE